In the Anaerosporomusa subterranea genome, one interval contains:
- a CDS encoding aspartyl-phosphate phosphatase Spo0E family protein: MNWKLKQVARLIIKIEEIRQKLHCVSSCHGYSDPEVVSLSQELDELLNQHRRVCSIK; this comes from the coding sequence ATGAATTGGAAGTTGAAACAGGTTGCAAGACTAATTATAAAGATCGAGGAGATACGGCAAAAGTTGCATTGCGTATCATCTTGTCATGGATATAGCGATCCAGAAGTTGTGTCGCTCAGTCAAGAACTCGACGAACTATTGAATCAGCATCGCAGAGTATGTTCAATTAAATAA